A DNA window from Trypanosoma brucei brucei TREU927 chromosome 11 chr11_scaffold01 genomic scaffold, whole genome shotgun sequence contains the following coding sequences:
- a CDS encoding ATP-dependent DEAD/H RNA helicase, putative, with protein MKTFGVRYLKYLKGSRAAYGGSAGSLLDDYMRQGGEAHAANLPPSQKFFYARDATRDSGASQRHRTVQLRLGSAQMLSPTTANIANNNEAHPLFFSQTAPRGAGLCISLVVALKKLGIGRLTELQGALIPLLLKGKHVIAHAETGTGKSFGIALACANRIIRENINYRLHTVIIVPTQELALQYDKWLRHFCGSTQQVVQVAIESITLEVQLAKLHNIQPHVLVGTPQRVADVLRFSPTLLGEKLRRKVDCVILDEADIVLFGNIRFGRQHISGINLVDRLFRSRREEVPAQIVAASATIDGRTAQALNMWMRNDKAVRLTTSFVEHTIPQTISFYFYSESRSYPLPRSLELILRLICKQEANPRVLLFTTQEEVGSVTNQLNTLKSTSPEVQKWLRWNGKREIAAPLETLLDPEKGKPKRICRSKGDVYVKDNSSIEKLNTGLLLVGVSSHSLSRGIHINEVTHVILFGECPPASVFVHCAGRTGRMGKEGHVVLLYPPQSGRTVQQVCEAVEVPFLPGRMEQVEELLLGGDFSSVDALREVSGAKCAY; from the coding sequence ATGAAAACCTTTGGGGTGCGATATCTGAAGTATTTGAAGGGTTCCCGGGCGGCGTATGGCGGTTCGGCTGGTTCACTTCTCGATGACTATATGAGACAGGGTGGTGAGGCGCATGCGGCTAACCTTCCACCATCCCAGAAGTTTTTCTACGCGCGTGATGCGACGCGGGATTCAGGTGCCTCCCAGAGGCATAGGACAGTGCAACTTCGACTTGGTTCTGCGCAAATGTTAAGTCCAACGACGGCGAACATAGCTAATAACAACGAGGCGCATCCCTTGTTCTTTTCGCAAACGGCTCCGCGTGGGGCCGGATTATGTATTTCACTCGTTGTGGCGCTGAAGAAGCTGGGGATCGGGCGTCTCACAGAGTTACAAGGAGCTCTCATTCCTCTCTTACTGAAGGGTAAACATGTCATCGCTCACGCGGAAACCGGGACGGGAAAGAGTTTTGGTATCGCACTTGCCTGTGCCAATCGAATAATTCGTGAAAATATCAATTATCGTCTTCACACTGTCATTATTGTCCCAACTCAGGAATTGGCTCTTCAATATGACAAGTGGTTGCGCCATTTTTGTGGCTCCACTCAACAGGTTGTTCAAGTTGCTATCGAGAGTATAACGCTTGAAGTGCAGTTGGCCAAGCTACATAACATTCAACCTCATGTGTTGGTGGGAACCCCGCAGCGAGTTGCCGATGTGCTACGTTTCAGTCCAACCTTGCTTGGGGAGAAACTGCGGCGAAAGGTGGACTGCGTTATTTTGGATGAAGCCGACATTGTTTTATTTGGAAACATCCGATTTGGTCGGCAACACATCAGTGGGATTAACTTGGTTGATCGCTTGTTTCGTAGCCGTCGTGAAGAGGTTCCCGCTCAGATTGTTGCAGCCAGTGCGACTATAGATGGTCGTACGGCGCAGGCTCTTAATATGTGGATGCGAAATGACAAAGCAGTTAGGCTTACTACCAGCTTCGTAGAGCACACTATTCCTCAAACAATCagcttttacttttattcgGAGTCTCGCTCATATCCGCTCCCTCGTTCTCTTGAACTCATATTACGGTTAATATGTAAACAGGAGGCGAATCCGCGTGTACTTCTTTTTACAACCCAGGAAGAGGTGGGGAGTGTCACTAACCAATTAAATACTCTGAAGAGCACTAGCCCAGAGGTACAAAAGTGGTTACGGTGGAATGGCAAACGGGAGATCGCAGCACCATTAGAGACGTTACTCGACccggaaaagggaaaaccaAAACGCATTTGCAGAAGTAAAGGGGACGTTTATGTGAAGGACAACAGCTCTATCGAAAAGTTGAACACAGGGTTACTACTGGTTGGTGTGAGTAGCCACAGTCTTAGTCGTGGGATACACATAAATGAAGTTACACACGTTATCCTCTTTGGTGAATGCCCACCAGCTTCTGTATTTGTTCACTGTGCGGGACGCACCGGGCGGATGGGGAAGGAGGGCCATGTCGTTCTGTTGTACCCACCACAGTCAGGGCGTACAGTGCAGCAAGTGTGTGAGGCAGTGGAAGTACCTTTTCTTCCTGGGAGAATGGAGCAGGTGGAGGAGCTGCTTTTGGGGGGCGATTTTTCGTCCGTAGATGCGCTGCGTGAGGTTTCAGGTGCTAAATGTGCATATTGA